A genomic region of Venturia canescens isolate UGA chromosome 9, ASM1945775v1, whole genome shotgun sequence contains the following coding sequences:
- the Jra gene encoding transcription factor AP-1 has translation MVKSLKMEPTFYEDTGIYGGAGNRENVGQLKRNLTLDLNVGQRQGPQAKRPRLGPLSPALNNGVPILNSPDLNMLKLGSPELEKLIIAQQDGMVTTMPTPTNQILFPRTVTEAQELYARGFVDALNELHHSDSSQEPGSIHGATYTNLEPPGSVQSTESTISQSMLLIKDEPQTVPSVSSSPPMSPIDMESQERIKLERKRQRNRVAASKCRRRKLERISRLEDKVKLLKGENSELSSVVHRLKEHVCRLKEQVMDHVHSGCQIMTVPGQF, from the coding sequence GAATTTACGGTGGCGCGGGTAATCGCGAAAACGTTGGTCAGCTCAAGAGGAATTTGACGTTGGATTTGAACGTAGGACAGAGACAAGGACCACAAGCAAAGAGGCCTAGACTGGGACCACTGTCGCCGGCTCTGAACAACGGTGTACCGATTCTAAATTCACCGGACCTGAATATGTTGAAGCTGGGCTCACCGGAactcgaaaaattaataatcgcCCAACAAGATGGTATGGTCACGACAATGCCAACTCCTACCAATCAAATATTATTCCCACGAACGGTAACCGAGGCTCAGGAGCTTTATGCCCGTGGATTTGTCGATGCTCTTAACGAACTCCATCACTCGGACAGTTCACAAGAACCCGGCAGTATTCATGGGGCAACATACACGAATCTCGAACCACCCGGTAGCGTCCAAAGCACCGAATCCACCATTTCTCAGAGCATGTTGTTGATCAAGGACGAGCCACAAACGGTACCGTCGGTCTCGAGTTCACCGCCAATGTCACCTATCGACATGGAAAGCCAAGAGCGAATAAAGCTCGAACGTAAGAGACAAAGAAATCGTGTCGCAGCATCCAAATGCAGACGGCGTAAACTCGAAAGAATCTCCAGACTCGAGGACAAGGTCAAATTGCTCAAGGGCGAAAACTCCGAGCTTAGTTCCGTTGTCCATAGGCTCAAGGAACATGTTTGCCGCCTCAAGGAACAGGTCATGGATCATGTACATTCGGGATGTCAGATAATGACCGTTCCGGGACAGTTTTGA